The sequence below is a genomic window from Ignavibacteriota bacterium.
TTCGCATTAACTTCGCATTTATCCTCACCGCATGGGGATTCAGCAGTACCCTCAGTAACCGTTACTTCAAACCAATCCTGCATAATTGAATCCGGCGGACAATCACACGAACAGGAAGGCAATTGTATTTATCATCAAGTCTCTACCATTTGGAAGTCCGCGGTTTTTCAATGTCCAAGTATTTCCTAAATCTGTGGATATATAAACTCCACTATCTATGCTACCCGAAACTGTACCATAGAGATTGTTCCCGTCTGTAAATATTTCTGAAATTCCATACATAGGTAGTCCGTTATTTCTGGGCATCCAAGTTTTTCCTAAATCTGTGGATAAAATTAATCCAACAGATATTGAGCTAAGGTAAACTGTATTATTTAGTACAAATGCACTAATTATATTATATTTATTAGTTCCATCAGACAAAAGTTTCCATGTATTTCCTTTGTCAAAAGAAATTTTTGGTTCCTCATCAACTATTATTATGGTATCTCCTAAAGGGAAAACTTTCTTAATATCCGGCTCGCTTCGCCAGCCGGTTAATTTCCAATCCGAGAAGGAATAATAATAAGTTGATAAAAGAATTATGAGTATCAAGTACTTTTTCATAGTCTCAATTCCAGAAATCTTTTTTACAAATTGGCAACAGCCTGTATTATATAGACACATTAACATCGAAAACGTTACAAAACAAGTAAAAAATACTTAATATTCTCAAAAAAAAAAATATATCAGAATAATAAGCGTATTTACTTTAAGTTGTTTAATTAAAGGTAAATATTTATGAATACACTGACAATCGAAATAATTGATAGCATGGCAATTAATGAATTAAAGGAAATGGAATTGAGAAATTTGATTAAGTTAAATTATTGTGAAAAAAGTCCCATCCAAACATCCAATATATTTTGGGGTAAAATTTCAGAAAAAACAGCTAAGGAACTTAATAACCATGTTGAAAATTCGAGATTAGAATGGTCGACTACTTGATTGACACTAATATTATCGCTGACTATTTGGGAGCAAGATTACCAGTAGAATGTCTTGAAAAGATAGATAAAATTATGGGTTCAAACCCTTACACGTCAGTTATTTGTAAGATAGAAACTTTATCATTCAATTTTCCGAATGATGAACTTATTTATGCAGAGTCGTTTTTTAATTATTTATCAGTTCTGGATTTATCAGACGATATTGTGCGTCAAACTATAAATATCAGACGTAACAAAAAAATAAAAACTCCCGATGCAATTATTGCATCAACAGCTATAGTGAAAAATTTGATTCTTGTAACACGAAACACAAAGGATTTTGAAGATATTCAAAATTTACAACTATATAATCCTTGGATACAAACGAACTAAGTTTTTCATAATTTAATCACTTCGTATTCATAATAATTGTTCTGAAAAATGTATTTATTCTCGCCAGTTGTTATATATAACTGAATAGAAAATAAATGACAAGACTTGAATTATGTAATAAACATCGGAAGTTTTACTATGGGGTCAGAATCACCGATTAAACGGATTATAAGATTTCGTGGATTAAGAACAAGAAAAATCCCCCCTTTGCCAAAGATGGCAGGGGGATTGGACTTCTAATATTTGACATATTTCTCAATTATTCATATAACTCATCAAAATAAAATCGTTTATTTTCGTTTATATTTTGTTATAATACTTGTTAAAATAAATAATTTATCTATATGTCAGAAAGTAGAAATGAACAAAGCAGACGCAGGTTTGAGGAACTTGATATATTGGAATCAAGCGGTCTGAATGCATATCCTTATAGTTTTGATAAAACGCACAACAGTATCGAAATTCTTGGAAATTACAAAGATGAAGAGCCGGATAATTTTGCAGAAGTAGCTGTGGCAGGCAGGATTACTGCTATTCGCAGAATGGGTAAAGCATCATTCTTTCATATTCTTGACCAGGACGGAAAAATTCAGATTTACCTAAAGAAAGATGAATTACCTGAATTTTACGAACATCTGAAATTGCTTGATATTGGTGATATTATCGGCGTGAAGGGCTTTGTATTCCGCACAAAGACTGGTGAAGTTTCTGTCCATGCAAAATCTGCCGAATTACTTTGCAAATCATTAACTCCGCTTCCAGTCGCTAAAGAAGAAATTGATGAAGCCGGCAATAAAATTGTTCATGATGCTTTCACCGACAAAGAAGCACGATACCGCAAACGCTATATAGATTTGATAGTTAACCCGCAGATTCGCACTACTTTTATCAAGCGTTCAAAAATTATTACTGCTATGCGTCGCTATTTTGATTCACGCGGCTGGCTTGAAGTTGAAACTCCCGTATTGCAGCCGATTTACGGTGGTGCAACTGCAAGACCATTTGTAACTCATCATAATGCTCTTGATATTCCATTGTATTTGAGAATTGCCGATGAACTTTATCTCAAAAGACTAATTGTCGGTGGCTTTGAAGGCGTCTATGAAATTTCCAAGAATTTCCGTAATGAAGGTATGGACAAGATGCACAATCCGGAATTTACTTCAATGGAAATTTATGTTGCATACAAAGACTACAACTGGATGATGGAAATGACTGAAAATCTCATAAGTTCAATATGTATGGAAGTTAACGGCACGACTGAAATTGAGTTCTCAGGAAAAAATATTTCACTTGCTGCTCCATTCAGACGTGCCTCGATGTTCGATTTATTTCAGGAATATACAGGCAAAAACTTACGTGGAATGAGCCGCGACCAGCTTGCAGAAGTTGCTAAATCAATGGGTATTGATGTTGATGATTCATTCAGCAGTATGAAACTTCTTGATGAAATTTTCTCCGAAAAAGTTGAGCATCACCTGATTCAGCCAACTTTTGTGATTGATTATCCGGTTGAAATGTCGCCACTTGCTAAAAAACACCGCACTGAAGAGGGCTTAGTCGAGAGATTTGAACTTTTCATAAATGGTGGAGAAATTGCAAATTCATTTTCAGAGCTTAATGATGCACGCGACCAGAGAGCAAGATTGGAAGAGCAGTCACGAATCCGTGCCGCAGGTGATGATGAGGCAATGGTTCTTGATGAAGATTTTCTGAATGCACTCGAAATAGGTATGCCTCCCACAGCAGGGCTTGGTATCGGTATTGACCGCCTTGTGATGCTGATGACCGGAGAAACCTCAATTCGTGATGTGTTATTCTTCCCTCAAATGAAACCGGAAATTATAAAAAAATCTGAAGAGTAAGTTTTGTTTGATAAACCGATTGATATAATTTTAAATGTATTAAATGAATGGTATGTTGGAATAATTGCGACTTTGCCAAGTCTGGTTGTTGCTATTATTACGCTAATTATTTTTACATTTATAGCAAAATATTCAAGGAAATTGTCAAACAAAATTTTAGATAAGGTTTCAACGGCTAAATCAGCCAATAGTTTAATGTCAAATGTAATTTACATTGTAGTAATAATTATTGGGCTGATGGTTGCACTAAGTTTCCTTAATCTTGATGGTACTGTAAATAAGATTTTAGCCGGTGCGGGTATTATTGGATTGGGTATATCTTTTGCATTTCAGGATATTATTGCAAATATCTTCTCGGGTGCAATAATTGCCGTGAAAAATCTTGTGAAAATTGGCGACTTGATTGAAACTAACGGCGTTTTTGGAAGGGTAGAAAAAATTGGAATGAGAACCGTAGAGATGAATAATCTCGATGGTCAGCTTGTTGTTATTCCAAGCCGGCTCGTACTTCAGAATATTATTAAGCACTTTACAGCAAACGGAAAACGACGGGTGGTAATTGAAGTTGGCATTTCTTATTCAGAAAATTTACAATTTGTAAAAGATATAACTTTAAATGCAATTAGAAAAGTCCCGGGTTTACTTCAAGATGAACCGGTTGAATTTTATTATACCAAATTTGATGACAGTTCGATAAATTTCAAGACGCGATTTTGGATAGAATCCATAAATCAACCGACATATCTTGAGGCAGTCAGCAATTCAATAATGAATATAAAATCTGCTTTTGATGAAAACGGTATAACAATACCATTCCCAATCAGAACTTTAGTTGTTGGAAAAAATACAATTTCAGAAATAATTGAAACAAAGAAAATTTAAATGCAGTTCTCATATACAGAGCCAAAGACGGGATTTTTCAGAAAGAATAAGCAGCTGCTAATATTTTTTACACTTCTTAGCATAACATTTGTTACTTGTATGATTTCAGGTACCCAATGGGCTTATAAAAATTTTTACGAAATTACGAACTGGCATTATGGAACTACTTATGCGATACTAATACTTACATTTCTTAGCGCCCATGAATTTGGTCACTATTTTGCAGCACGATTTCACAAAGTAGATGCTACTCTCCCCTACTATATCCCGTTTCCGTTTACAATTGCACTGAATTTCGGTACTCTTGGTGCAGTGATTAAGACTCGAAGCCCTATTCCAAGCCGCAGAGCATTATTTGATATAGGTGTTTCAGGTCCAATAGCAGGTTTTATTGTAGCAACCGGATTTTTGATTTACGGACTTCAGACACTTCCGGGAATTGAATTTATTTACAATATTCATCCTGACTATGTTGGGCATTTAGGAGGAAAAATTCCTGAAACAGGTCTTCACTTTGGAGACACTTTGTATTACTACATTTTGTCAAAACTCTTTGCAAACCCAAGTGGATTTTTGCCCCCGATGAATGAAATTTATCATTATCCTTTTCTGAATGTAGGGTGGTTTGGTCTGTTTGTAACTTCGCTGAATATGCTTCCAATGGGGCAGCTCGATGGTGGGCATACTACATATTCTATGTTTGGAGAAAAAGCTCACAGGATAATATCCAAAACAATTTTCAGAATGTTGCTGACAATGGGAATTTTGTCTGTATTGGGATTGCTTCACGAATTCTTCTTAGAAGATATTGACAACACCATTTTTTTGACTTTCAAATCAATTATTTTCCCTGCTCTTGATTTTATTAAAGAAAAGGTTCCGTTTCTTTTTCAATTTTGGTCCGGCTGGCTTTTCTGGGCAGTAATATCAAAATTCGCTCTCAAATTGCATCATCCTCCGGTGGAAGACAATGCACCATTAGGAGCCGGAAGAATGATAATCGGATTTATGACATTAGCAATACTTATGCTCAGCTTTGCATTTAATGGCGTGTATATAAAATAATTTTGTATACAATTGAAATAGTCATTAATTGAAATGAGAAGTAGTATCATTTATGTGATTTTGAAGTCAAACAGAAGCATTCGCGAAGTATTTCACTTATAATTGATCAAGTTTTTTCTTATAATACAAAATTATTTAAAAAAATTTAATTAAGTAGTACATTTCAGTTAAAACCAAATAGAAGGGGCTTTCTTTTTACAAGACAGCCCCTGATATATTCAAAACAACTAAATCAATCAGCCCTTGCTTCAGTATATACATTAAATGAAGGGGGGTCGAAGATTGCCTTTTTGACAGCACATTGATTGACTGATTTAACCAAAGCATCATAATATTTTTCGGGAAAATCTTTTGGTACTGAAATCTTGATATTTATTTCAGAAACTTTTTGCTGAATCGGGTCGTATTTTAGATTTTGAATTAACTCGATATTATCAGCCGGAATTCCGCGACTGTCACAGAACCCTTTGACATAAATGCCGCCACAGGTAGCTATTGATGCTAAGAAAAGCTCGAAAGGAGCTGGTGCAGAGCCATCTCCACCACCTCCAACAGGTTGGTCTGTCTGAATTATAAATCCGTTTTGTTCTGCATATACTTTTTTATTGCCCGGAAAAAACACTCTAATTGCCATTTTTCGTCTCCTATTGTTTATACTTGTATTATTTTTAATAACTAATTTTACAATATTGCTAATTAGCAATATACAAAAATAAGCAAATTAATTGATATGAAAAAATTTTTAATATATTTTACTTTGATTTTCATATTGGCTGTCATATCGGCAGCTTTATATGGCAATTTTATTATTAATCAGAAAATTGATAAAACTCAGCCTTTAAAGATTAATATTCCAAAGGGTTCGGGTATAGCTAAAGTAGTCGAAATTCTCAATAAGGAAGGAATTGCAGAGCCGGCAAAATATTATGTATTGTATCTAAAATATCTGACTTATATAAAAAAGCAGTATATTCAGGCAGGCGTATATCTTTTTCCTGAAAATTTGACAACACAGGAATTGCTTGATGCAATGTTCAAAGGCGAATATCTTTATGTGGCTAAGGTTACATTTCCGGAAGGAATCGGCTATCAGCATTTTGCCTCACTATTAAAACATAAGATTTTGGTTGATTCAGTAGAATTTGTAAGACTTGCTCAGTCAGATTCTTTGCTTAAATCGCACAGTATCCCGACGAAAAATGTTGACGGTTATCTTCTTCCTGATACTTATGAATTTTATATGGAAAGTAGCGCCTCAGAAATAATTGACAAACTCCTTAACCATCATAAGAAAATGTATGACAGAATATTGTCGCAATCATCTAATTCAAAAAATTTCACTAAGCACGAAGTACTTACCCTCGCATCAATTGTGGAAGCTGAAACTCCCGAAGATGATGAAAGGGTTAGAGTTGCAGGTTTATACATTAATCGTCTCGACAAAGGAATGTTACTACAGGCAGACCCAACTGTAGCATATTTTCTTAATGGAAAGAAAAGAATTTTATATAGCGATTTAAAAATAAATAATCCTTACAATACATACATCAATGCCGGTTTGCCTCCGGGTCCGATAAATAATCCGGGAAGTAAATCAATTCGTGCAGCACTTAATCACGAGAATCACGATTATTATTATATGGTTACAGTCGGCGATGGTACTCGCAGACATAATTTCAGCAAGACATATACCGAACATCAGCGATATGTTGCAGAATTCAGGAAAAGAGTCAGTCAGATTAAGAAATAAATAATTCCCTTTATTTTAAATCAAAATTTAATTACTTTTGTAAGATTGTTTTTAATAATTTAAATATAGACTTTTTATGGAAAGACTTTGGTCACCATGGCGATCTCAGTATATTGGAACTTTCAAGGAAAACGAAAAAAAAGATTCTGAGGTGTGTTTTTTTTGCAATGCAATTAAGCTTAATGAAGTCAGTATGGATACACTAATCGTTCATATTGGTAATACTTCATTTGTAATAATGAATAAATATCCTTATAATAACGGGCATTTGCTGATTTCTCCCAAAAAGCATACAGGAAATCTTGATGATTTGACTACTAATGAAATGAATGAAATTATGCAGCTTCAATCATCAGCTGTAAAAGTGCTTGAAAATATATATAAACCGCATGGTTTCAATATTGGTGCAAATCTTGGACGAGCAGCAGGAGCAGGTGTTCCGGGTCATCTTCACTATCATGTTTTACCAAGATGGAATGGTGATACTAACTTTATGCCTATTCTTGCTGAGACAAAAGTGCTTTCTCAGTCACTTGAGGATTCATTTAATCAAATTGCCGCCGGTTTTAAAGCTCTAAGATTATGAATTTGAAATCTATAAAACCCAATAAATCACTTGGCCAGAACTTCCTGATTGACAGGAATATTGCGGCAAAAACAGTGAAAATTATAAATGCTGACGAAAATTCGTATGTAATTGAAATTGGGCCTGGAACCGGAGCCCTGACATCACTACTTTTGGAAACCAATTGCAATTTAACTGCAATTGAAATTGACGAAAGAGCATTTTTAGAGCTTTCAGAAAAGTATCCAAAAGAAAAGTATCCAAAGTTTAATTTGATGAAAATGGATTTCAGGGATTTCGATTTCTATGGTATTGGCAATAATCTTAAAGTAATTGGCAACATTCCATATTACTTATCTTCTGAAATATTTTTTAAATTATTTGAAGCTACTCCAAATATTGAACTTGCTGTAATGACAATTCAAAAGGAAGTCGCCAAGCGTTTGACCTCAAAACGCGGCTCAAAAGATTTCGGAATACTTACTCTTGCGATGATGATGAGCGGTACGTGCAAAATTGAATTTGATGTACCGCCTGCCTGCTTCTATCCTGCACCAAATGTGATGTCATCTGTAATAAAAATGGATTTTAAGAATA
It includes:
- a CDS encoding type II toxin-antitoxin system VapC family toxin, producing the protein MVDYLIDTNIIADYLGARLPVECLEKIDKIMGSNPYTSVICKIETLSFNFPNDELIYAESFFNYLSVLDLSDDIVRQTINIRRNKKIKTPDAIIASTAIVKNLILVTRNTKDFEDIQNLQLYNPWIQTN
- the lysS gene encoding lysine--tRNA ligase, with the translated sequence MSESRNEQSRRRFEELDILESSGLNAYPYSFDKTHNSIEILGNYKDEEPDNFAEVAVAGRITAIRRMGKASFFHILDQDGKIQIYLKKDELPEFYEHLKLLDIGDIIGVKGFVFRTKTGEVSVHAKSAELLCKSLTPLPVAKEEIDEAGNKIVHDAFTDKEARYRKRYIDLIVNPQIRTTFIKRSKIITAMRRYFDSRGWLEVETPVLQPIYGGATARPFVTHHNALDIPLYLRIADELYLKRLIVGGFEGVYEISKNFRNEGMDKMHNPEFTSMEIYVAYKDYNWMMEMTENLISSICMEVNGTTEIEFSGKNISLAAPFRRASMFDLFQEYTGKNLRGMSRDQLAEVAKSMGIDVDDSFSSMKLLDEIFSEKVEHHLIQPTFVIDYPVEMSPLAKKHRTEEGLVERFELFINGGEIANSFSELNDARDQRARLEEQSRIRAAGDDEAMVLDEDFLNALEIGMPPTAGLGIGIDRLVMLMTGETSIRDVLFFPQMKPEIIKKSEE
- a CDS encoding mechanosensitive ion channel family protein; the protein is MFDKPIDIILNVLNEWYVGIIATLPSLVVAIITLIIFTFIAKYSRKLSNKILDKVSTAKSANSLMSNVIYIVVIIIGLMVALSFLNLDGTVNKILAGAGIIGLGISFAFQDIIANIFSGAIIAVKNLVKIGDLIETNGVFGRVEKIGMRTVEMNNLDGQLVVIPSRLVLQNIIKHFTANGKRRVVIEVGISYSENLQFVKDITLNAIRKVPGLLQDEPVEFYYTKFDDSSINFKTRFWIESINQPTYLEAVSNSIMNIKSAFDENGITIPFPIRTLVVGKNTISEIIETKKI
- a CDS encoding site-2 protease family protein; the encoded protein is MQFSYTEPKTGFFRKNKQLLIFFTLLSITFVTCMISGTQWAYKNFYEITNWHYGTTYAILILTFLSAHEFGHYFAARFHKVDATLPYYIPFPFTIALNFGTLGAVIKTRSPIPSRRALFDIGVSGPIAGFIVATGFLIYGLQTLPGIEFIYNIHPDYVGHLGGKIPETGLHFGDTLYYYILSKLFANPSGFLPPMNEIYHYPFLNVGWFGLFVTSLNMLPMGQLDGGHTTYSMFGEKAHRIISKTIFRMLLTMGILSVLGLLHEFFLEDIDNTIFLTFKSIIFPALDFIKEKVPFLFQFWSGWLFWAVISKFALKLHHPPVEDNAPLGAGRMIIGFMTLAILMLSFAFNGVYIK
- a CDS encoding OsmC family protein, encoding MAIRVFFPGNKKVYAEQNGFIIQTDQPVGGGGDGSAPAPFELFLASIATCGGIYVKGFCDSRGIPADNIELIQNLKYDPIQQKVSEINIKISVPKDFPEKYYDALVKSVNQCAVKKAIFDPPSFNVYTEARAD
- the mltG gene encoding endolytic transglycosylase MltG, whose protein sequence is MKKFLIYFTLIFILAVISAALYGNFIINQKIDKTQPLKINIPKGSGIAKVVEILNKEGIAEPAKYYVLYLKYLTYIKKQYIQAGVYLFPENLTTQELLDAMFKGEYLYVAKVTFPEGIGYQHFASLLKHKILVDSVEFVRLAQSDSLLKSHSIPTKNVDGYLLPDTYEFYMESSASEIIDKLLNHHKKMYDRILSQSSNSKNFTKHEVLTLASIVEAETPEDDERVRVAGLYINRLDKGMLLQADPTVAYFLNGKKRILYSDLKINNPYNTYINAGLPPGPINNPGSKSIRAALNHENHDYYYMVTVGDGTRRHNFSKTYTEHQRYVAEFRKRVSQIKK
- a CDS encoding HIT domain-containing protein; translation: MERLWSPWRSQYIGTFKENEKKDSEVCFFCNAIKLNEVSMDTLIVHIGNTSFVIMNKYPYNNGHLLISPKKHTGNLDDLTTNEMNEIMQLQSSAVKVLENIYKPHGFNIGANLGRAAGAGVPGHLHYHVLPRWNGDTNFMPILAETKVLSQSLEDSFNQIAAGFKALRL
- the rsmA gene encoding ribosomal RNA small subunit methyltransferase A, whose product is MNLKSIKPNKSLGQNFLIDRNIAAKTVKIINADENSYVIEIGPGTGALTSLLLETNCNLTAIEIDERAFLELSEKYPKEKYPKFNLMKMDFRDFDFYGIGNNLKVIGNIPYYLSSEIFFKLFEATPNIELAVMTIQKEVAKRLTSKRGSKDFGILTLAMMMSGTCKIEFDVPPACFYPAPNVMSSVIKMDFKNIPNPVNDYKKIMKIIRLAFSQRRKMLSNSIKDYLNNIQIDASSPEFEKYSQYLTRRPEELLPEDFEYLLNIIESYRKQN